One Pyrococcus furiosus DSM 3638 genomic region harbors:
- a CDS encoding RNA-guided pseudouridylation complex pseudouridine synthase subunit Cbf5, which yields MARDEVRRILPADIKREVLIKDENAETNPDWGFPPEKRPIEMHIQFGVINLDKPPGPTSHEVVAWIKKILNLEKAGHGGTLDPKVSGVLPVALEKATRVVQALLPAGKEYVALMHLHGDVPEDKIIQVMKEFEGEIIQRPPLRSAVKRRLRTRKVYYIEVLEIEGRDVLFRVGVEAGTYIRSLIHHIGLALGVGAHMSELRRTRSGPFKEDETLITLHDLVDYYYFWKEDGIEEYFRKAIQPMEKAVEHLPKVWIKDSAVAAVTHGADLAVPGIAKLHAGIKRGDLVAIMTLKDELVALGKAMMTSQEMLEKTKGIAVDVEKVFMPRDWYPKLWEKRDRS from the coding sequence GTGGCGAGAGACGAGGTAAGAAGGATACTTCCAGCAGATATAAAAAGAGAAGTTCTAATTAAAGATGAAAACGCGGAAACTAATCCTGATTGGGGATTTCCTCCAGAAAAAAGGCCAATAGAAATGCACATTCAATTTGGAGTCATAAACTTAGACAAACCTCCAGGACCAACAAGTCATGAAGTAGTTGCCTGGATTAAGAAGATACTAAATCTCGAAAAAGCAGGACACGGAGGAACTTTAGATCCCAAAGTTAGTGGCGTGCTTCCTGTGGCACTTGAAAAAGCCACAAGAGTAGTCCAGGCCCTACTTCCTGCAGGAAAGGAATACGTAGCATTAATGCATCTTCATGGGGATGTACCAGAGGACAAGATAATTCAGGTAATGAAAGAGTTTGAGGGAGAAATAATTCAGAGACCCCCACTTAGAAGCGCTGTGAAAAGAAGACTTAGAACTAGAAAAGTTTACTATATTGAGGTTCTTGAAATAGAGGGAAGAGATGTTCTCTTTAGAGTAGGAGTTGAGGCAGGAACGTACATAAGATCACTTATTCACCACATTGGCCTGGCCCTTGGAGTTGGCGCCCATATGTCTGAGCTGAGAAGAACAAGAAGCGGACCATTCAAAGAAGATGAAACTTTAATAACCCTTCACGATCTTGTGGACTATTATTACTTCTGGAAAGAAGATGGAATTGAAGAGTATTTTAGAAAAGCAATACAGCCGATGGAAAAGGCGGTTGAACACCTACCAAAGGTCTGGATAAAAGACTCAGCAGTTGCAGCTGTAACTCACGGAGCTGATCTGGCAGTTCCTGGGATAGCTAAGCTTCATGCAGGGATAAAAAGAGGTGATTTAGTGGCAATTATGACATTAAAAGATGAGTTAGTAGCTTTAGGAAAGGCCATGATGACGAGTCAAGAGATGTTAGAAAAAACAAAAGGAATAGCCGTTGATGTAGAAAAGGTATTCATGCCTAGGGATTGGTATCCAAAGTTATGGGAAAAAAGAGATAGAAGCTAA
- the rnhB gene encoding ribonuclease HII: MKIGGIDEAGRGPAIGPLVVATVVVDEKNIEKLRNIGVKDSKQLTPHERKNLFSQITSIADDYKIVIVSPEEIDNRSGTMNELEVEKFALALNSLQIKPALIYADAADVDANRFASLIERRLNYKAKIIAEHKADAKYPVVSAASILAKVVRDEEIEKLKKQYGDFGSGYPSDPKTKKWLEEYYKKHNSFPPIVRRTWETVRKIEESIKAKKSQLTLDKFFKKP; this comes from the coding sequence ATGAAAATAGGGGGAATTGACGAAGCAGGAAGAGGACCAGCGATAGGGCCATTAGTAGTAGCTACTGTCGTCGTTGATGAGAAAAACATTGAGAAGCTCAGAAACATTGGAGTAAAAGACTCCAAACAACTAACACCCCATGAAAGGAAGAATTTATTTTCCCAGATAACCTCAATAGCGGATGATTACAAAATAGTGATAGTATCCCCAGAAGAAATCGACAATAGATCAGGAACAATGAACGAGTTAGAGGTAGAGAAGTTTGCTCTCGCCCTAAATTCGCTTCAGATAAAACCAGCTCTTATATACGCTGATGCAGCGGATGTAGATGCCAATAGATTTGCAAGCTTGATAGAGAGAAGACTCAATTATAAGGCGAAGATTATTGCCGAACACAAGGCCGATGCAAAGTATCCAGTAGTTTCAGCAGCTTCAATACTTGCAAAGGTTGTTAGGGATGAGGAAATTGAAAAATTAAAAAAGCAATATGGAGACTTTGGCTCTGGGTATCCAAGTGATCCAAAAACCAAGAAATGGCTTGAAGAGTACTACAAAAAACACAACTCTTTCCCTCCAATAGTCAGACGAACCTGGGAAACTGTAAGAAAAATAGAGGAAAGCATTAAAGCCAAAAAATCCCAGCTAACGCTTGATAAATTCTTTAAGAAACCTTAG
- a CDS encoding metallophosphoesterase, producing the protein MKVGVLSDTHIPKAYFPPQIFEFLKKRNVQYIIHAGDITSKEFLEKLEEVAPVIAVKGNMDRIDLPEEEKIEIGNFSILILHGHQFLSLNLDNLTYKALEEEVDILVFGHTHRPYYNVVRSYGREIILLNPGSPTLPRMSEPTFAILEVSNEDIDVHFYNVFSL; encoded by the coding sequence ATGAAAGTTGGAGTGCTTAGTGACACCCACATTCCTAAAGCATATTTTCCTCCTCAAATATTTGAATTTTTAAAGAAGAGAAACGTTCAGTACATTATTCATGCAGGAGATATAACGAGTAAAGAGTTTTTAGAAAAGTTAGAGGAAGTAGCTCCAGTGATCGCAGTTAAGGGGAATATGGATAGAATTGATTTACCAGAAGAAGAAAAAATCGAAATTGGAAATTTCTCAATACTAATTTTACATGGACACCAGTTTCTCTCGCTAAACTTAGATAATTTAACTTACAAAGCCTTAGAAGAAGAGGTTGATATACTCGTTTTTGGACACACTCATAGGCCTTACTATAACGTAGTTAGAAGCTATGGTCGTGAAATAATTTTGTTAAATCCCGGCTCACCAACCCTTCCCAGGATGAGCGAGCCTACATTCGCTATATTAGAAGTGAGCAATGAGGACATTGATGTCCATTTTTATAACGTCTTTTCACTATAG
- a CDS encoding Gar1/Naf1 family protein, producing the protein MKRLGKVLHYAKQGFLIVRTNWVPSLNDRVVDKRLQFVGIVKDVFGPVKMPYVAIKPKVSNPEIYVGEVLYVDERKRKESPKKNKEKRMKKKKRLNR; encoded by the coding sequence ATGAAGAGGTTGGGAAAAGTTTTACACTATGCAAAGCAGGGCTTCCTAATAGTTAGGACTAATTGGGTACCATCTCTAAATGATAGAGTGGTAGATAAAAGACTGCAATTTGTGGGAATTGTAAAGGACGTTTTTGGCCCTGTAAAGATGCCATACGTAGCAATAAAACCAAAAGTTAGTAATCCAGAAATATACGTGGGAGAAGTATTGTATGTAGATGAGAGAAAGAGAAAAGAATCTCCTAAAAAGAATAAGGAGAAGAGGATGAAAAAGAAGAAAAGGCTGAATAGATGA
- a CDS encoding CBS domain-containing protein, whose product MVIIPRPIDPRDIRRIRKELGITQEELARKAGVTQAYIAKLEAGKVDPRLSTFNKILRALIECQKAKITAKAIMSSPIIYVTPTDKVEKVVKLMKKYNISQVPVIEKDRVVGSITERILVRRSLEEEDIYSKSVKEIMEEPFPLVSEDEDLEVIKYLLEEHPAVIVQGKDGRPIGIITRSDIFKLRT is encoded by the coding sequence ATGGTTATCATCCCAAGACCAATAGATCCAAGGGATATTAGAAGGATAAGAAAGGAGTTAGGAATAACCCAGGAAGAACTAGCTAGAAAAGCAGGAGTTACTCAAGCATATATTGCAAAGTTAGAGGCTGGAAAAGTTGACCCTAGGCTTTCAACATTCAACAAAATTCTGAGAGCTTTGATAGAATGCCAAAAAGCAAAAATCACAGCAAAAGCAATAATGTCATCTCCAATAATCTACGTAACCCCCACTGACAAAGTCGAGAAAGTCGTGAAGTTAATGAAGAAGTATAACATTTCCCAGGTGCCTGTAATAGAAAAAGATAGGGTTGTTGGCTCCATAACTGAGAGAATTTTAGTAAGAAGAAGTCTAGAAGAGGAGGACATATATTCAAAATCTGTAAAAGAAATAATGGAAGAACCATTTCCTTTAGTCTCTGAAGACGAAGATTTGGAAGTTATAAAGTATTTGCTCGAAGAGCACCCTGCAGTTATAGTTCAAGGTAAAGATGGAAGGCCTATTGGGATAATAACTCGTTCAGACATATTTAAGTTGAGAACCTAA
- the acdBI gene encoding acetate--CoA ligase II subunit beta → MDRVAKAREIIEKAKAENRPLVEPEAKEILKLYGIPVPEFKVARNEEEAVKFSGEIGYPVVMKIVSPQIIHKSDAGGVKINIKNDEEAREAFRTIMQNARNYKPDADLWGVIIYRMLPLGREVIVGMIRDPQFGPAVMFGLGGIFVEILKDVSFRVAPITKEDALEMIREIKAYPILAGARGEKPVNIEALADIIVKVGELALELPEIKEIDINPIFAYEDSAIAVDARMIL, encoded by the coding sequence ATGGACAGGGTTGCTAAGGCTAGGGAAATTATCGAAAAGGCAAAAGCTGAAAATAGACCACTAGTTGAACCAGAGGCCAAGGAGATTCTGAAGCTTTATGGAATTCCAGTACCTGAGTTTAAAGTTGCTAGAAACGAGGAAGAGGCTGTAAAATTTTCAGGAGAGATTGGATATCCAGTTGTCATGAAGATAGTTTCACCTCAGATAATCCACAAGAGCGATGCTGGTGGAGTGAAGATAAACATCAAGAATGACGAGGAAGCTAGAGAAGCTTTTAGAACTATAATGCAAAACGCAAGAAATTACAAGCCCGATGCAGATCTCTGGGGTGTTATAATCTACAGAATGCTCCCCCTGGGAAGAGAAGTTATAGTAGGTATGATAAGAGATCCACAGTTTGGACCTGCAGTGATGTTTGGTCTTGGTGGAATATTTGTGGAAATTCTTAAAGATGTTAGCTTCAGAGTGGCGCCAATAACAAAAGAAGATGCTCTTGAAATGATTAGGGAAATTAAAGCATATCCAATTCTTGCTGGAGCTAGAGGAGAGAAACCCGTTAACATTGAAGCTCTTGCTGACATAATTGTAAAGGTTGGAGAGCTAGCTTTAGAGTTGCCAGAAATCAAGGAAATTGACATAAATCCAATCTTCGCATATGAGGATTCAGCAATTGCCGTAGATGCTAGGATGATTCTTTAG
- a CDS encoding ArsR/SmtB family transcription factor yields MGEELNRLLDVLGNETRRRILFLLTKRPYFVSELSRELGVGQKAVLEHLRILEEAGLIESRVEKIPRGRPRKYYMIKKGLRLEILLTPTLFGSEMYEAKGVRKSPEYEQAKELIKSQEPINVKMRELAEFLHELNERIREIIEEKRELEEARILIETYIENTMRRLAEENRQIIEEIFRDIEKILPPGYARSLKEKFLNINI; encoded by the coding sequence ATGGGAGAGGAGCTAAACAGGTTATTAGATGTATTGGGGAATGAAACAAGGAGAAGAATACTATTCCTGCTTACTAAAAGACCTTACTTTGTCAGCGAGCTAAGTAGAGAATTAGGAGTAGGACAAAAAGCAGTCTTAGAGCATCTAAGGATACTAGAAGAGGCAGGGTTAATCGAGAGTAGAGTTGAGAAAATTCCCAGGGGGAGACCAAGAAAGTATTACATGATAAAGAAAGGCCTAAGGCTAGAGATACTTCTCACACCAACCCTATTTGGTTCAGAGATGTACGAGGCAAAAGGAGTAAGAAAGAGCCCAGAGTATGAGCAGGCAAAGGAGTTAATAAAATCTCAAGAACCCATTAATGTAAAAATGAGAGAGCTGGCCGAATTCCTCCATGAACTGAATGAAAGGATAAGAGAAATAATCGAAGAAAAGAGAGAGCTTGAAGAGGCCAGAATACTAATAGAGACGTACATAGAAAACACTATGAGAAGACTTGCAGAAGAGAATAGGCAGATTATCGAAGAGATATTTAGAGATATTGAGAAAATACTTCCCCCTGGGTATGCGAGAAGTTTAAAGGAAAAATTCCTAAACATTAACATTTAA
- the glp gene encoding molybdopterin molybdotransferase MoeA has translation MEFKRLTPYEEALSIVLNDLKEIEEVEYVPLKDALGRVLAEDIVASYDLPPFDRAAVDGYAVRAEDTFEAREYSPVELEVIEEVPIGENPNKEVIAGKAIKVLTGGKIPRGANAVIMQEMVKREGSKIYVLRPVAPGQNISFAGEDVKKGDIALKKGTILRPQDLALLKALGIRKVPVKVKPKVGIIITGSELVQEPSLEEFEKGKIVDTNSIMLSALVERYFGEPILYGVVPDNEDLIRSALEKAKRECDLVLITGGSAFGDMDYAHKFVNLLFHGTTIRPGRPIGYGERVFVMSGYPVAVFTQFHLFVKHALAKLVGAKDYEVKVRAVLEDDVPSQLGRYEFVRVMYRDGKAKVIKKKGSGIISSLVQSNAYLVVPEDVEGYRRGEEVWVTLY, from the coding sequence ATGGAGTTCAAGAGGCTTACTCCCTATGAAGAGGCATTGTCCATTGTTCTCAACGACTTGAAAGAGATAGAAGAAGTTGAATATGTTCCGCTTAAAGATGCTCTAGGAAGAGTTCTGGCAGAAGATATTGTTGCTTCATATGACTTGCCTCCCTTTGACAGAGCTGCAGTCGATGGGTATGCAGTAAGAGCTGAGGATACGTTTGAGGCGAGGGAATACTCTCCAGTAGAGTTAGAGGTTATAGAGGAAGTCCCAATTGGAGAGAACCCAAACAAAGAAGTAATAGCTGGAAAGGCAATTAAAGTTTTAACAGGAGGTAAAATTCCCAGGGGTGCTAATGCTGTTATAATGCAGGAGATGGTCAAGAGAGAAGGTAGCAAAATTTACGTTCTAAGACCAGTAGCTCCTGGGCAGAACATATCTTTTGCTGGGGAAGATGTAAAGAAGGGAGATATTGCTCTCAAAAAGGGGACAATACTAAGGCCTCAAGACTTGGCTTTGCTGAAGGCTTTGGGTATTAGAAAGGTTCCAGTAAAGGTGAAACCTAAAGTTGGGATAATTATTACTGGAAGCGAGCTTGTGCAAGAGCCAAGTTTAGAAGAATTTGAGAAAGGCAAAATCGTTGATACAAATTCAATAATGCTATCAGCATTAGTCGAGAGATACTTTGGGGAACCCATTCTATACGGAGTGGTACCAGACAATGAAGACCTGATTAGATCTGCCCTAGAGAAAGCTAAGAGGGAATGCGACCTTGTGCTAATAACAGGAGGTTCTGCCTTTGGAGACATGGATTATGCCCATAAGTTTGTTAATCTTCTCTTCCATGGAACTACAATAAGGCCTGGAAGGCCCATAGGGTATGGAGAAAGAGTTTTCGTAATGAGTGGCTATCCAGTAGCTGTTTTTACTCAGTTTCACTTGTTCGTTAAACATGCCTTGGCGAAGCTTGTTGGAGCTAAGGATTACGAAGTGAAGGTTAGGGCCGTGCTTGAAGATGACGTCCCAAGTCAGCTGGGCAGATATGAGTTTGTAAGGGTAATGTATAGGGATGGAAAGGCAAAAGTGATAAAGAAGAAAGGTAGCGGAATTATAAGTTCCCTTGTCCAAAGCAATGCCTACCTTGTTGTTCCGGAGGATGTGGAGGGATACCGTAGAGGTGAAGAAGTATGGGTGACTCTATATTAA
- a CDS encoding SDR family oxidoreductase codes for MKNKLVVVTGGAGFIGSHIAEALVEENEVIVIDNLYSGKIENIPQGAKFIEADIRDYSSIAEIIREADYVFHEAAQISVEESVRDPIFTDEVNVIGTLNILKALSEGSGKIIFASSAAVYGENKNLPLKEDYLPKPISPYGVSKLAGEHYVRVFYELYGVPGVILRYFNVYGPRQSSAYAGVISIFMKNALKNEPLVIFGDGKQTRDFIYVKDVVQANLLVAEKERANGKIFNVATGKETSILELALKIIDLTSSSSQILFAPERPGDIKRSVADINEIRKLGFEPSYSLEEGLKETLEWFKKWKYF; via the coding sequence ATGAAGAATAAGTTAGTTGTTGTAACGGGAGGAGCGGGGTTCATAGGATCCCACATAGCTGAGGCCTTGGTTGAAGAGAATGAAGTTATTGTTATTGATAACCTGTACTCTGGAAAAATTGAAAACATCCCCCAGGGTGCAAAATTCATTGAGGCTGATATAAGGGATTACTCTTCAATAGCTGAGATAATAAGGGAAGCCGACTATGTTTTCCATGAGGCTGCTCAAATAAGCGTTGAGGAGAGTGTTAGGGATCCTATCTTTACGGATGAAGTCAACGTTATTGGAACTTTGAATATTTTGAAAGCCCTAAGTGAGGGGTCAGGAAAGATAATTTTTGCATCTTCTGCTGCTGTTTATGGAGAGAATAAGAACCTTCCACTTAAGGAGGATTATCTACCGAAGCCGATATCTCCATATGGAGTTAGCAAATTGGCAGGAGAGCATTATGTTAGGGTATTTTACGAGCTCTATGGAGTCCCTGGTGTTATTCTTCGTTATTTTAACGTTTATGGTCCAAGGCAGAGTTCAGCATATGCTGGAGTGATAAGCATTTTCATGAAGAATGCCCTTAAAAATGAACCTTTAGTTATCTTTGGAGACGGAAAGCAAACGAGGGACTTTATATATGTAAAAGACGTCGTTCAGGCCAATTTATTAGTTGCTGAGAAAGAGAGAGCCAATGGAAAGATTTTCAACGTTGCCACTGGAAAGGAAACATCGATACTTGAGCTGGCCTTAAAGATTATAGACCTCACAAGCTCCTCTTCTCAAATTTTATTTGCTCCTGAACGGCCTGGGGATATAAAGAGAAGTGTTGCAGATATAAATGAAATTAGAAAGCTTGGATTCGAGCCTTCTTATTCTCTAGAGGAGGGGTTAAAGGAAACACTTGAATGGTTTAAAAAATGGAAATACTTTTAA
- the cas4 gene encoding CRISPR-associated protein Cas4 yields MIEFYASEALICPRRVWFRIKGFPEKWPEIAIPRLNKGVKTHEVMGKILRDEFGFELEKHMILRFPRLGFEIHGRMDAYKEFPIEIKGKSILPRFPLEYHLAQLNIYLRWAEAERGFIYYVKLHDNPERIVESIDFRGFPRIKGKHLRVFEVPYDGTLFKETVKFFYELKLYIKEDSLPPAWKGPSCKFCPYNYLCSQSFLSFYSEKTL; encoded by the coding sequence ATGATAGAATTTTATGCGAGTGAAGCTTTAATATGTCCAAGAAGGGTTTGGTTTAGAATTAAAGGTTTTCCAGAAAAATGGCCCGAGATAGCTATTCCCAGGTTGAACAAAGGGGTAAAGACCCATGAAGTTATGGGTAAAATTCTGAGGGACGAATTTGGTTTTGAATTGGAAAAGCACATGATACTAAGGTTTCCTAGGTTGGGATTTGAGATTCATGGGAGAATGGATGCATACAAGGAATTTCCTATTGAGATTAAAGGGAAGTCCATTCTTCCTAGATTTCCTCTTGAATATCACTTGGCTCAGCTTAACATATATTTGAGGTGGGCCGAAGCTGAGCGTGGATTCATTTATTATGTAAAACTTCACGATAATCCAGAGAGGATTGTAGAAAGCATTGATTTTAGAGGGTTTCCAAGAATTAAGGGAAAACACCTTAGGGTATTCGAAGTTCCCTACGATGGAACGCTATTTAAGGAGACTGTGAAATTCTTCTATGAACTTAAATTGTATATAAAAGAGGATTCTCTCCCACCAGCTTGGAAAGGGCCTTCATGTAAGTTTTGTCCATATAATTACCTTTGCTCACAGTCTTTCTTGTCTTTCTATAGTGAAAAGACGTTATAA
- a CDS encoding metal ABC transporter permease, which yields MIDEYLVRAIFASLITGVLLGFLSPLINMKRIAFLTHATFHSLLLGAILGMIVGLVTNNLELIFPISLVVVVITTLIIAKLELAGYSPDTSVGTMTGIVAGLTLLGFGVLYKVMASKPYFGLSESIVSYLTGEIFLTTFRDLWILTIGGGIALMLMLAFYRDFVYLSFDPEGLESHGGKPGLYLVILYLLVGAIAGLIVKTVGLITLQVLSVLPGAIGIRIAKNIRELVFISLSLTLIIQLFSVIFGYYSNIPPSGVATIILGIIYGGIISRRRE from the coding sequence ATGATCGACGAGTATCTAGTTAGGGCAATATTTGCAAGCCTAATTACAGGAGTTTTGCTCGGTTTTCTTAGTCCCTTGATAAATATGAAAAGAATAGCCTTTTTAACCCATGCAACATTTCATTCCCTTTTATTAGGAGCCATCTTGGGAATGATAGTGGGGTTAGTAACTAACAACTTAGAGCTAATTTTTCCTATTTCCCTAGTAGTTGTTGTTATTACCACCTTAATCATTGCCAAACTCGAATTGGCGGGCTATTCCCCAGATACTTCAGTCGGAACTATGACTGGGATTGTTGCAGGGCTAACTCTTCTCGGTTTTGGAGTGTTATATAAAGTTATGGCTTCCAAGCCATACTTCGGTCTATCAGAGAGCATTGTGAGTTACCTTACTGGTGAAATATTCTTAACTACTTTCAGAGATCTCTGGATATTGACAATTGGGGGCGGAATAGCATTAATGCTAATGCTTGCCTTTTATAGGGATTTTGTTTACCTAAGCTTTGATCCCGAAGGTCTCGAGAGTCATGGAGGAAAGCCGGGGTTATATCTTGTGATTCTATATCTTTTAGTTGGAGCAATCGCGGGGTTGATTGTAAAGACAGTCGGTTTAATAACACTCCAAGTACTTTCAGTCTTGCCTGGGGCCATAGGGATAAGGATCGCAAAAAACATCAGAGAGCTTGTTTTCATAAGTCTCTCCTTAACATTAATAATCCAACTTTTCTCGGTAATTTTTGGCTATTACTCTAACATTCCTCCCAGTGGAGTTGCCACAATAATCTTGGGTATAATCTATGGAGGAATAATATCCAGGAGGAGAGAATAA
- a CDS encoding HAD family hydrolase produces MIKGVIFDVDETLVYYEGYSLKEWYEKIAKPTMKKLGILIDWETFRKMAKGELPRSYVEEFGIDHVTFWKALDKANRRYREELLNEGKIRTYDDVEAIKELKKLGLKLAAVSNASQDNTELVLKAFNLLDYFDVVYGKDYTYLDGVKPNPYLINKALNTLGLRPDEAILVGDSDLDIIAGKRAGVTVVQIVREKKYEGADYYIQNLWELVDLIKRSRC; encoded by the coding sequence ATGATCAAAGGGGTTATATTCGATGTAGATGAAACACTAGTTTATTACGAGGGCTACTCACTCAAGGAATGGTATGAAAAGATAGCAAAGCCCACAATGAAAAAGCTGGGGATTTTAATTGACTGGGAAACTTTTAGAAAGATGGCCAAAGGAGAGCTTCCAAGGAGTTACGTTGAAGAATTCGGGATAGATCACGTGACCTTCTGGAAAGCTTTGGATAAAGCGAATAGAAGATACAGGGAAGAACTATTAAATGAGGGAAAAATTCGCACATATGATGACGTCGAAGCAATAAAAGAACTAAAGAAGTTGGGATTGAAGCTTGCCGCAGTAAGCAACGCTTCTCAAGATAACACAGAACTTGTCCTCAAGGCTTTTAATCTTCTCGACTATTTTGACGTAGTTTATGGAAAAGATTACACCTATTTAGATGGTGTGAAACCGAACCCATACCTAATAAATAAGGCCCTAAATACCCTTGGCCTCAGGCCAGATGAAGCTATTCTGGTAGGAGATAGTGATCTGGATATAATTGCAGGGAAAAGGGCTGGAGTTACCGTTGTTCAAATAGTAAGGGAGAAGAAATACGAAGGAGCAGACTATTATATTCAAAATTTGTGGGAATTGGTGGATCTAATCAAAAGATCACGATGTTAA
- the pfkC gene encoding ADP-specific phosphofructokinase produces MIDEVRELGIYTAYNANVDAIVNLNAEIIQRLIEEFGPDKIKRRLEEYPREINEPLDFVARLVHALKTGKPMAVPLVNEELHQWFDKTFKYDTERIGGQAGIIANILVGLKVKKVIAYTPFLPKRLAELFKEGILYPVVEEDKLVLKPIQSAYREGDPLKVNRIFEFRKGTRFKLGDEVIEVPHSGRFIVSSRFESISRIETKDELRKFLPEIGEMVDGAILSGYQGIRLQYSDGKDANYYLRRAKEDIRLLKKNKDIKIHVEFASIQDRRLRKKVVNNIFPMVDSVGMDEAEIAYILSVLGYSDLADRIFMYNRIEDAILGGMIILDELNFEILQVHTIYYLMYITHRDNPLSEEELMRSLDFGTILAATRASLGDINDPRDVKVGMSVPYNERSEYIKLRFEEAKRKLRLKEYKVVIVPTRLVPNPVSTVGLGDTISTGTFLSYLSLLRRHQ; encoded by the coding sequence ATGATAGATGAAGTCAGAGAGCTCGGAATATATACTGCCTATAATGCAAATGTTGATGCTATCGTAAACCTGAATGCTGAAATAATTCAAAGGTTAATAGAGGAATTTGGTCCCGATAAAATAAAGAGAAGGCTAGAAGAATATCCCAGAGAAATTAATGAACCGTTAGATTTTGTCGCAAGACTTGTGCATGCACTCAAGACAGGAAAGCCCATGGCAGTTCCCCTCGTTAACGAGGAGTTACATCAATGGTTTGACAAGACTTTCAAATATGATACAGAGAGAATAGGTGGGCAGGCGGGAATTATTGCGAATATACTTGTAGGGTTGAAAGTTAAAAAGGTAATAGCCTACACCCCCTTTCTTCCGAAGAGACTTGCAGAACTCTTCAAGGAAGGGATACTGTATCCAGTAGTCGAGGAAGACAAACTAGTTCTGAAGCCTATTCAAAGTGCTTATAGAGAAGGTGATCCCCTGAAGGTTAATAGGATATTTGAATTTAGGAAGGGGACAAGGTTTAAGCTCGGAGACGAGGTTATCGAAGTTCCCCATTCGGGAAGATTTATTGTCTCTTCAAGATTTGAATCAATTAGTAGGATAGAAACTAAGGATGAATTGAGAAAGTTTTTGCCAGAAATTGGTGAAATGGTTGATGGTGCAATTCTCTCTGGATATCAGGGAATAAGGCTTCAATATTCGGATGGTAAAGATGCAAACTACTATCTTAGAAGAGCAAAAGAGGACATCAGACTGCTTAAGAAGAACAAAGATATTAAGATCCACGTTGAATTTGCGTCAATTCAAGACAGAAGACTGAGGAAGAAGGTCGTGAACAATATCTTTCCAATGGTGGATAGCGTTGGAATGGATGAGGCAGAAATTGCTTACATCCTAAGTGTCCTAGGGTATTCAGATTTAGCTGATAGGATATTTATGTACAACAGGATTGAGGATGCGATACTTGGCGGAATGATAATACTTGATGAGCTAAACTTTGAGATCTTGCAAGTTCACACGATATATTACCTCATGTACATAACTCACAGGGACAATCCATTAAGCGAAGAAGAATTAATGAGGAGTCTTGACTTTGGAACTATACTTGCAGCTACTAGGGCTTCTCTAGGAGATATAAATGACCCAAGAGATGTGAAAGTTGGAATGAGTGTTCCCTATAATGAAAGGAGTGAATACATAAAACTGAGATTTGAAGAGGCAAAAAGAAAATTGAGACTAAAAGAATACAAAGTTGTCATAGTGCCAACGAGACTCGTTCCAAATCCAGTATCTACGGTTGGCCTTGGTGATACTATCTCAACTGGGACATTTCTCAGTTATCTCTCCCTCCTAAGAAGGCATCAGTAA